A region of Candidatus Megaera polyxenophila DNA encodes the following proteins:
- a CDS encoding malonic semialdehyde reductase, with protein MRTIESVFSDRTCSKFLDKKVSKELLIQIYDLVKLGPTSANACPLRIVFVQSNLEKEKLCKTAMEANIAKIKSAPVTALFAYDMKFYEKMDKLYPTGKFLQDLFAKSSEDVIDRESLRNSTLQAAYFIMVARSMGLDCGPMSGFDPVALNETFFKNTNYRINFICNFGYKDGDNPYPKLPRLDFDEVCKFL; from the coding sequence ATGAGAACTATAGAGAGTGTATTTAGCGATAGAACATGTAGTAAATTTTTGGACAAAAAGGTTTCTAAGGAACTGCTAATACAAATTTATGATTTGGTGAAACTTGGTCCTACTTCTGCAAATGCTTGTCCTTTACGCATAGTTTTTGTGCAAAGTAATCTTGAAAAAGAGAAACTATGTAAAACAGCTATGGAAGCGAATATTGCTAAAATAAAATCAGCACCGGTTACTGCGTTATTTGCTTATGATATGAAGTTTTATGAAAAAATGGATAAATTGTATCCAACAGGCAAGTTTTTACAGGATTTATTTGCTAAATCTAGTGAAGATGTAATTGATAGGGAAAGTTTACGGAATTCTACTTTGCAAGCTGCATATTTTATAATGGTAGCAAGGAGTATGGGATTAGATTGTGGACCTATGTCTGGATTTGATCCGGTAGCCCTGAATGAAACTTTTTTCAAAAACACTAATTATAGGATAAATTTTATTTGCAATTTTGGTTATAAAGACGGTGATAATCCTTATCCTAAATTACCGAGACTAGATTTTGATGAGGTTTGTAAGTTTTTGTAA
- a CDS encoding glycosyltransferase — protein MSEIRQHLKTILISFYSILKVIFRNWHIRKVLNFSNFLKLCFLYSAFLIWIILFEIDYSKHFWTNLVKGDFSERKFSLYSVHDRIGEGILYDRIVIIADKLGYDYTGIKFSESLSHFWLTSHFYKVSTSIINYIFRPQFNLAVTHHVNILPFGYNITYLNMPLDSLFSSSGKFLKVWEHLNDYDAYVDLHSLVHGNNELLEKIIQKTDQNKPIIPLYFAEGKEEYVDVSIDKALITGTLWGCNRESLRLAQSLKKLANDGLLVGIGIERYLGFLGKAYLGKMEDFGNPLENLRLQQQKYGIALIIHNQEHMLEGIPTSRIAEAVTSGALVISDQNGFLKKFFSDSILYYDAFASTQQIYDTIKSHINWAKANPDEAHLKAKQAYQIFMDNFTIENQLEKLFALTKR, from the coding sequence ATGTCTGAAATACGCCAGCATCTTAAGACCATATTAATAAGCTTTTATAGTATTTTGAAAGTTATCTTTCGCAATTGGCATATTAGAAAGGTTTTAAACTTCTCAAATTTTCTAAAACTATGCTTTTTATATAGTGCGTTTTTGATTTGGATAATTCTTTTTGAGATTGATTACTCAAAACACTTCTGGACTAATTTGGTAAAAGGTGATTTTTCAGAAAGAAAGTTTTCCTTGTATAGTGTTCACGACCGAATTGGTGAAGGTATCCTATATGATCGTATAGTTATCATTGCCGATAAGCTTGGATATGATTATACCGGGATTAAGTTTTCTGAAAGTCTAAGTCATTTTTGGCTTACCTCTCATTTTTATAAGGTGAGTACTAGCATTATAAATTATATCTTTAGGCCACAATTTAACCTAGCGGTAACCCACCATGTTAATATTTTGCCTTTTGGCTATAACATCACTTATCTAAACATGCCTTTGGATTCACTATTCTCAAGTAGTGGAAAGTTTTTAAAAGTATGGGAGCATTTAAATGATTACGATGCTTATGTTGATCTCCATAGCCTTGTTCATGGGAATAATGAGTTATTAGAAAAAATAATCCAAAAAACGGACCAAAACAAACCAATAATACCTTTGTACTTTGCAGAAGGCAAAGAAGAATATGTCGATGTTTCCATAGATAAAGCCCTAATTACAGGAACATTATGGGGATGTAATAGAGAAAGTTTAAGGTTAGCCCAAAGTTTAAAAAAGCTAGCCAATGATGGATTATTAGTTGGTATCGGTATAGAGAGATATCTTGGGTTTTTAGGTAAAGCTTATTTAGGTAAGATGGAAGATTTTGGCAATCCTCTTGAAAACTTGCGCCTTCAGCAACAAAAATACGGTATTGCTTTAATAATCCACAATCAGGAACATATGCTAGAAGGGATACCGACCTCTAGAATTGCTGAAGCTGTAACTAGTGGAGCTTTGGTAATATCTGATCAGAATGGCTTTTTAAAGAAATTTTTTAGTGATAGTATCCTCTATTATGATGCTTTTGCCAGTACCCAGCAAATTTACGATACTATTAAATCGCATATTAACTGGGCAAAAGCTAATCCAGATGAGGCGCATTTAAAGGCTAAGCAAGCCTATCAAATTTTCATGGATAATTTTACTATCGAAAATCAGCTCGAGAAATTATTTGCTCTTACCAAAAGGTGA
- a CDS encoding glutamine synthetase, whose amino-acid sequence MTPCLGAELEFYLINLTDTWQLTKLEENIEQKIKKEKGHNQYEIEIPPSTNVASYPGSISNMKKVIKEKARKLNLEANFKSKPFTNDYGNSMHIHFNFLEDNEAEKYARILCHYLPLTITAFLPKEEDYQRLDSRFMAPTHICYGGNNRTTLIRIPDSLPKRIEHRLASADANPYEVIYAILNSIYSGLKHPQQITKIDKIYGNAYDPQYNLLKILRSN is encoded by the coding sequence TTGACGCCATGTCTTGGGGCAGAACTAGAATTTTATCTTATAAATCTTACAGATACTTGGCAATTGACCAAATTAGAAGAGAATATAGAGCAAAAAATAAAAAAAGAAAAGGGCCATAACCAATATGAAATTGAGATTCCACCTTCAACTAACGTTGCCTCTTATCCAGGTAGCATAAGCAACATGAAGAAGGTAATTAAGGAGAAAGCTAGAAAATTAAACCTTGAAGCTAATTTTAAGTCCAAACCATTTACAAATGATTATGGCAATAGTATGCACATTCACTTTAATTTTCTTGAAGATAATGAGGCAGAAAAATATGCTAGGATTTTGTGTCATTATTTACCATTAACAATTACAGCTTTTCTACCTAAAGAAGAGGATTATCAAAGACTCGATAGCAGGTTTATGGCTCCAACCCACATTTGCTACGGAGGTAATAACCGTACTACTTTGATCCGGATACCGGACAGCCTACCCAAACGAATTGAACATCGATTAGCTTCAGCAGATGCGAATCCCTACGAGGTAATATATGCCATTTTAAACTCAATTTATTCGGGCCTTAAACACCCACAGCAAATAACTAAGATAGATAAGATTTACGGAAACGCTTACGACCCACAATATAACTTACTAAAAATATTACGAAGTAATTAA
- a CDS encoding laccase has product MTVTELIKNKVYYKIFDRSYQGSTHSYNIHAFDDQIKKDQVRSNIDKVLSDFDAQNILLLNQVHGNNIVCTEELDLKLSNWPQGDASVTTQENIILAIRTADCVPLLLVSEDGHVIGAAHCGWRSAKLDIINKLAYRMRQKGAGNIIAVIGPAIAQESYEVSKEFYEDFVADSSSYKELFLPSTKPGHYLFDLPSFVKIKLAEENISVIKHINEDTYVMSDKYPSYRRSTHTGEIYNQNILSAIMINK; this is encoded by the coding sequence ATGACGGTAACAGAACTAATCAAAAATAAAGTATACTACAAAATTTTTGATAGAAGTTACCAAGGTTCAACTCATAGTTATAATATACATGCTTTTGATGATCAGATAAAAAAAGATCAAGTCCGAAGTAATATAGATAAAGTATTAAGTGATTTTGATGCCCAAAATATATTGTTATTAAACCAGGTTCATGGCAATAATATTGTTTGTACCGAGGAATTAGACCTCAAGTTAAGTAATTGGCCTCAAGGTGATGCTTCGGTTACTACTCAAGAAAACATTATTTTGGCAATTCGTACCGCTGATTGTGTTCCGCTATTACTTGTTAGTGAGGATGGCCATGTTATTGGGGCAGCCCACTGTGGGTGGCGCAGTGCTAAATTAGATATTATAAATAAATTAGCTTATAGAATGCGGCAAAAAGGCGCTGGTAATATAATAGCTGTAATAGGTCCTGCTATTGCTCAAGAATCTTATGAAGTATCGAAAGAGTTTTATGAGGATTTCGTTGCTGATTCAAGTAGTTATAAGGAGCTATTTTTACCTTCAACAAAACCCGGACATTATTTATTTGACCTACCATCATTTGTCAAAATTAAGCTTGCAGAGGAAAATATTAGCGTTATAAAACATATTAACGAGGATACATATGTAATGTCTGACAAATATCCTAGCTATCGTAGGTCTACTCATACAGGGGAAATATACAATCAAAACATATTATCTGCTATAATGATAAATAAATAA
- a CDS encoding heme exporter protein C, which produces MYQLFSPNLFLKISKYLIPISGCLFLISIPVGLYFSLYASPEDYQQKEMVRIMYVHVPAAWMSLGIYTFIAICSFSCLVWRTRISYVLAVAAAPIGAGFALITLVTGSIWGKPIWGTWWVWDARLTSMLVLFFIYISYIAIVNSGNSLLRAEKPASVMAIIGLINIPIVKFSVDIWYSLHQPASILKIGGPSIHPSMLLPLFIMFGSFIMYFVFVLLIRARIVMYKIKNNK; this is translated from the coding sequence ATGTATCAATTATTTTCACCTAACTTATTTTTAAAAATTAGCAAATACCTAATACCTATTTCTGGATGCTTATTTTTAATCTCAATTCCAGTTGGATTATATTTTTCTTTATATGCCTCTCCTGAAGATTACCAGCAAAAAGAAATGGTAAGGATAATGTATGTGCATGTGCCTGCCGCATGGATGAGCCTCGGAATATATACTTTTATAGCTATTTGTAGTTTTTCTTGTTTAGTATGGAGAACAAGAATCTCATATGTTTTGGCAGTAGCTGCAGCACCAATTGGAGCAGGATTTGCTCTAATTACCCTAGTTACAGGTTCTATTTGGGGTAAACCTATTTGGGGTACGTGGTGGGTATGGGATGCCCGCCTTACATCAATGCTTGTTTTATTCTTCATTTATATTAGTTATATAGCAATCGTTAATAGCGGTAATAGTTTACTTAGAGCCGAAAAACCGGCTTCAGTTATGGCTATAATAGGGTTGATTAATATACCGATAGTCAAGTTTTCGGTGGATATTTGGTACAGTTTACATCAACCTGCAAGTATCCTTAAAATAGGTGGACCTTCCATTCACCCATCTATGCTTTTACCGCTTTTTATTATGTTTGGTTCTTTTATAATGTATTTTGTTTTTGTCCTTTTAATAAGGGCAAGAATTGTTATGTATAAAATTAAAAATAATAAATAG
- a CDS encoding ferredoxin, with protein sequence MTYVVTDECVKCKYTDCVEVCPVDCFYEGELMLVINPDECIDCGVCVPECPIDAIKEESPDLIKWVEINKELSAKWPNITVKKLPLPDAENYKYEKNKFEKYIL encoded by the coding sequence ATGACTTATGTGGTAACAGATGAGTGCGTGAAATGTAAATATACGGATTGTGTAGAAGTATGCCCTGTTGATTGTTTTTATGAAGGAGAATTAATGCTAGTAATTAATCCGGATGAATGTATAGATTGTGGTGTTTGTGTTCCAGAATGTCCGATAGATGCAATTAAAGAAGAATCTCCTGATTTAATAAAATGGGTAGAAATTAATAAAGAATTGTCTGCAAAATGGCCGAATATTACAGTTAAAAAGCTTCCGTTACCTGATGCTGAAAATTATAAATATGAAAAAAATAAGTTTGAAAAATATATCCTCTAA
- a CDS encoding pyrroline-5-carboxylate dehydrogenase, which translates to MRRMLENGANSNFVSKVISPKVPIPELSFNLHDKILNLLDSGNSIPLPENIYPTRKNAMGYDLGYKTNYDYIQEKVASYFSNTHKVGSIIDGRELITSKNLNECFCPAKIAEKFSDVSLAIPEEIKYAVDSAYKEFNNWSKIAVESRAAILEKASYELENNKFELYALLIKEGGKSIHDAINEVIEAIDFCRYYANQAKIIMQDKVLPGPTGERNILSMHPRGIFVCISPWNFPLAIFIGQIVAALVTGNTVIAKPAGQTCVIANFAVKLLHKVGIPKSALQLIITSPSNISNYVLRDERIAGVAFTGSCETAKNINLTLAERNSGIVPLIAETGGQNAMIVDSSALLEQVTDDVLVSAFYSAGQRCSALRVLYIQEEIYDNLCNLIREATEILKIGDTADFSNDIGAVIDRKSFDNLARHISYMEKAGFKIYSHPQNSNLKGGNYFYPHIIEINSINDIPGENFGPILHIIKYKSKEIDKIIDEINNYGFGLTFGIHSRIEEKIEYLRSKIRAGNIYTNRSIVGAKVESQPFGGENKSGTGFKAGGPHYLLKFMLERTTCFNLTAIGGNVELLREPL; encoded by the coding sequence ATGCGTAGAATGTTAGAAAATGGAGCAAATAGTAATTTTGTAAGTAAAGTAATTTCGCCAAAAGTACCTATACCTGAGCTTAGTTTTAATTTACATGACAAAATTTTAAATTTATTAGATAGTGGCAATTCAATTCCTTTGCCAGAAAATATTTATCCAACGAGGAAAAACGCTATGGGTTATGATTTAGGATACAAAACAAATTACGATTACATTCAAGAAAAAGTGGCTAGCTATTTTTCTAATACTCATAAGGTTGGATCTATAATAGATGGTAGGGAACTTATAACATCTAAAAATTTAAACGAATGTTTCTGCCCTGCCAAAATAGCGGAAAAATTTTCAGATGTTTCTCTAGCGATACCTGAAGAAATTAAATATGCCGTAGACTCTGCGTATAAAGAATTTAACAACTGGAGCAAAATAGCTGTAGAGAGCCGTGCTGCTATTTTAGAAAAGGCCTCTTATGAACTTGAAAATAACAAATTTGAGCTATATGCCCTGCTTATCAAAGAAGGAGGAAAATCTATTCATGATGCAATAAATGAGGTTATTGAGGCAATTGATTTTTGTAGATATTACGCCAATCAAGCAAAAATAATTATGCAAGATAAAGTTCTTCCTGGGCCTACTGGCGAAAGAAATATCCTTTCAATGCATCCGAGAGGAATTTTTGTCTGTATAAGTCCCTGGAATTTCCCGCTTGCGATATTTATAGGTCAAATAGTTGCGGCATTAGTAACTGGTAATACAGTAATAGCCAAACCTGCGGGACAAACTTGTGTTATAGCTAATTTTGCCGTTAAGTTGTTACACAAAGTGGGAATACCTAAATCGGCATTACAATTAATAATTACCTCTCCTAGTAATATCAGTAATTATGTATTAAGAGATGAGAGAATTGCCGGTGTAGCATTTACCGGTTCCTGCGAAACAGCTAAGAACATCAACTTAACACTTGCAGAACGGAACTCCGGTATTGTTCCGTTAATTGCTGAAACAGGCGGTCAGAATGCAATGATTGTTGATAGTTCTGCATTACTTGAACAGGTAACAGATGATGTACTTGTTTCTGCATTTTATTCAGCAGGGCAAAGATGCTCAGCCCTACGAGTACTATATATTCAAGAAGAAATATATGATAATTTATGCAATCTAATTAGAGAAGCTACTGAAATATTAAAAATCGGTGACACTGCTGATTTCAGTAACGATATAGGGGCAGTTATCGATCGTAAGTCTTTTGACAATTTAGCTCGTCACATTTCTTACATGGAAAAAGCAGGTTTTAAAATATATTCTCACCCACAAAACAGTAATTTAAAAGGCGGAAACTATTTTTACCCTCATATTATAGAAATCAACTCAATTAATGATATTCCCGGGGAGAATTTTGGGCCAATATTACATATAATAAAATATAAAAGTAAAGAAATCGACAAAATAATAGATGAAATTAACAATTATGGTTTCGGCTTAACCTTTGGTATTCATAGTAGAATTGAAGAAAAAATAGAATATTTAAGGTCTAAGATTAGAGCCGGTAATATTTATACTAATAGGTCAATTGTTGGAGCAAAAGTAGAATCTCAACCTTTTGGTGGTGAGAATAAATCCGGTACTGGATTTAAAGCTGGCGGCCCTCACTATTTGCTTAAATTTATGCTAGAGAGAACAACGTGCTTTAACCTTACAGCAATTGGAGGAAATGTGGAGTTATTAAGAGAGCCATTATAA
- a CDS encoding pyrroline-5-carboxylate dehydrogenase, which translates to MPQIISLIEKIKDNNLTITFDAEESFRLDAYFAFLSEVIEQPIFKNFNGIGLVVQAYQTRSYDLLEKIILLAKKTNKQIPIRLVKGAYWDSKIKHAQVNGLQHYPVFTKKEYTDASYIACARLMLENNDYIYPQFATHNALTASAIIGMAGNKPYEFQKLYGMGDVLHLS; encoded by the coding sequence ATGCCGCAAATTATCAGTTTAATAGAAAAAATCAAAGATAATAATTTAACTATTACTTTTGATGCAGAAGAATCTTTTAGACTGGATGCTTATTTTGCTTTTTTAAGTGAAGTTATAGAGCAACCTATTTTCAAAAATTTTAACGGTATTGGTCTTGTAGTACAAGCTTATCAAACTAGAAGTTATGATCTACTCGAAAAAATAATTTTATTGGCTAAAAAAACTAATAAACAAATCCCCATCAGGCTTGTAAAAGGAGCATATTGGGATAGCAAGATTAAGCACGCTCAAGTAAATGGGCTACAACATTATCCAGTATTTACAAAAAAAGAATATACGGATGCAAGTTACATCGCTTGTGCTAGATTAATGCTAGAAAATAATGATTACATATACCCACAATTTGCGACTCATAACGCTCTAACTGCTTCGGCAATAATAGGAATGGCCGGAAATAAACCTTATGAGTTCCAAAAGCTTTATGGTATGGGAGATGTATTACATCTGAGTTAG
- a CDS encoding pyrroline-5-carboxylate dehydrogenase: MQNKDLATTAVLLDETQVIKKLLPKIKFPAPEQQAIVAQADAFISIIRQNKNFSIEEFINRFSLSTDEGIAIMCLAESLLRIPDLQISKEFVRDKLSNKSWESFLFKRAKSFKTIFSSFGIYFSGKFIDITKSDNVVAKLIDKFGQPVFLKILREAIIYLSKSFVFAEGMESGLKKFRIFQNINFPLTYLVNQQEQKNRHQDIIKIILML; encoded by the coding sequence ATGCAAAACAAAGATTTAGCAACTACTGCAGTTTTGTTAGACGAAACGCAAGTAATAAAAAAGTTATTGCCTAAAATTAAATTTCCTGCCCCTGAGCAACAAGCAATTGTTGCTCAAGCTGATGCATTCATTAGTATAATAAGGCAAAACAAAAATTTTTCTATTGAAGAATTTATTAATAGATTCAGCCTCTCTACAGATGAGGGTATTGCAATAATGTGCCTTGCAGAAAGTTTACTTCGGATACCGGATTTACAAATCAGCAAGGAGTTTGTACGTGATAAGTTATCTAATAAATCATGGGAATCATTTTTATTTAAGAGAGCAAAATCATTTAAGACAATTTTTTCTTCTTTTGGCATATATTTTTCTGGAAAATTTATTGATATTACTAAATCAGATAATGTTGTTGCTAAATTAATCGATAAATTTGGCCAGCCAGTTTTTTTAAAAATTTTAAGGGAAGCAATTATATACCTTAGTAAATCATTTGTATTTGCGGAAGGTATGGAATCAGGTTTAAAAAAGTTCAGAATTTTTCAGAATATAAATTTTCCTTTGACCTACTTGGTGAATCAGCAAGAACAAAAAAACAGGCATCAAGATATTATAAAGATTATCTTAATGCTATAA
- a CDS encoding 7-cyano-7-deazaguanine reductase, with protein MNKHKLILTSSVANSFEWYDYALFGHFAPIIGQKFFPNTDPSISLLYAFLAFAVGYLMRPIGGIFFGVIGDRFGRRAALSASVICMAFPTAAIGFLPTYETAGIAATSMMILVRMLQGLSMGGALTGSISFVIEHTEKSHRGFTSSFSMSSICVGILFGSLVSYLIKSIFTPEQFNSWAWRLPFLIGIFIFFAGIYIKKHTAETPLFLENKSYGRVEQHPLKFAFKHHWFDMLISILINGTGSVIFYVESIYLISYLKIHRGFGEEEVSNLVNICYIIMIIVTILGGWLSDKIGRRKIFVINLVIIILTSTFLLESFEFGNFSSIIIAQIIIAILAALYIGPEPALQAELYPTNIRSTALSVSYNTATSIFGGTAPYIMESLVQNGNMGSGSIYIIVCAVFSLIALYFYVDRSQSLVRNT; from the coding sequence ATGAATAAACACAAACTTATTTTAACAAGTAGTGTTGCTAATAGTTTTGAATGGTACGATTATGCTTTATTTGGTCATTTCGCACCAATAATTGGGCAAAAATTCTTTCCCAATACTGACCCTAGCATTTCTTTACTGTATGCTTTTTTGGCATTTGCCGTTGGTTACTTAATGAGGCCAATAGGTGGTATTTTTTTTGGAGTAATCGGTGATAGATTTGGCCGGAGAGCGGCACTCAGCGCATCGGTTATTTGTATGGCATTCCCAACTGCTGCAATAGGTTTTCTTCCTACCTACGAAACCGCAGGAATAGCTGCAACAAGTATGATGATATTAGTTAGAATGCTTCAGGGCCTTTCCATGGGAGGTGCATTAACAGGATCCATATCTTTCGTTATTGAACACACAGAAAAAAGTCACAGAGGTTTTACCTCTAGTTTTTCAATGTCCAGTATTTGTGTAGGTATTCTATTTGGTTCTTTAGTCTCATATTTAATAAAATCGATTTTCACCCCAGAACAATTTAACTCCTGGGCATGGAGATTGCCATTTTTGATTGGTATATTCATTTTCTTCGCTGGTATTTATATCAAGAAACATACAGCAGAAACTCCTTTGTTTCTTGAGAACAAGTCATACGGTAGAGTAGAACAACACCCTTTAAAATTTGCTTTCAAACATCACTGGTTTGATATGTTGATTTCCATTCTTATTAATGGAACTGGATCAGTAATATTCTATGTTGAATCAATATATTTGATATCTTATCTAAAAATACACAGAGGATTTGGCGAAGAGGAGGTAAGTAACTTAGTTAATATATGCTATATCATTATGATAATAGTAACTATTTTAGGAGGGTGGCTTTCCGATAAAATAGGCAGGAGAAAAATATTTGTTATTAACTTAGTAATTATAATTTTAACTTCCACATTCTTACTTGAATCTTTCGAATTCGGCAATTTCAGTTCTATTATTATAGCACAAATTATTATTGCAATTCTAGCTGCGCTATATATCGGACCAGAACCGGCTCTACAGGCTGAGTTATACCCAACTAACATCAGAAGTACAGCTCTTTCGGTTTCTTATAATACCGCTACTAGTATTTTTGGTGGTACTGCTCCATATATAATGGAATCATTAGTACAAAACGGCAATATGGGTTCAGGCTCAATTTATATAATCGTATGTGCTGTTTTTAGTTTGATAGCTCTATATTTTTATGTTGATCGATCACAATCGCTCGTAAGAAATACTTAA
- a CDS encoding membrane protein: protein MNTKLRSYLIGVAWFILSLVTSSVNDVISKYLGLRLHSYEVTFFRFMFGTISLIPFIFYYGMDTLKTIRPFVHCIRGVLLFLGMAGWTYGVTIAPITTGTVITFTIPIFVLILGIFFLSERIIWQRWVVTIIAFIGIVVTLNVHSQDFNLNVLVFVASAICFAILDVFNKRIVIQESMISMLFYSATITTLISLPFALHNWIMPTMHELALLFILGMGGNLILFFILKAFTYADATAVSPYRYLELLSSAIIAYIIFGEVPSTSTIYGALIIVPSTFFIIYSEKREFNKQTSERGEKE from the coding sequence ATGAATACCAAATTACGCTCTTACCTAATAGGTGTGGCATGGTTTATATTGAGTTTGGTTACTAGCTCGGTAAACGATGTAATTTCAAAATATCTAGGCCTTAGGCTTCACAGTTATGAGGTTACTTTCTTTAGGTTTATGTTTGGAACAATTAGTTTAATTCCATTCATATTTTACTATGGGATGGACACATTAAAAACTATTAGACCTTTTGTTCACTGCATTCGGGGTGTTTTGTTATTTCTTGGAATGGCAGGCTGGACATATGGAGTAACTATAGCGCCTATTACTACTGGTACTGTTATCACATTTACTATACCCATTTTTGTTTTAATTCTTGGAATCTTTTTCTTAAGTGAACGCATCATCTGGCAAAGATGGGTAGTAACAATTATTGCTTTTATTGGTATTGTTGTAACTCTAAATGTACATTCCCAGGATTTTAATCTTAACGTACTTGTATTTGTTGCTTCTGCCATATGCTTTGCAATTCTAGATGTTTTTAATAAAAGGATCGTTATACAAGAATCAATGATCAGTATGCTTTTTTATTCTGCTACTATAACAACTTTAATATCATTACCTTTTGCTCTTCATAATTGGATTATGCCCACAATGCACGAACTAGCATTATTATTTATTCTAGGTATGGGCGGTAATTTGATCCTATTTTTCATTCTCAAAGCATTTACTTATGCAGATGCAACAGCTGTGTCTCCTTACAGATATCTTGAGTTATTATCCTCCGCCATAATTGCCTATATAATATTTGGAGAAGTTCCAAGTACATCAACTATTTACGGTGCTTTAATAATAGTGCCTTCAACATTCTTCATTATTTATTCGGAAAAAAGAGAATTTAATAAACAAACTAGCGAACGTGGAGAAAAAGAATGA
- a CDS encoding carD family transcriptional regulator: MSKNLEFKVGERVVYPSHGVGEIVDVEAQMIADISLKVYVISFPQDKMILRVPVNRASAVGLRTLINKNDIHEVYAILQGKPKRGNKMWSRRAQEYETKINSGEISAIAEVVRDLYKNVDNDRSYSERTIYESALNRLASEIAVLENISEAESSAKLIDLLKEKLAA, translated from the coding sequence ATGTCTAAAAATCTCGAATTTAAGGTAGGTGAAAGAGTAGTATATCCGTCCCACGGAGTCGGAGAAATTGTTGACGTCGAAGCTCAAATGATTGCCGATATTAGCCTTAAAGTTTATGTTATTTCTTTTCCTCAAGACAAAATGATTCTACGAGTTCCTGTAAATAGAGCATCTGCAGTTGGCCTTAGAACTCTAATTAATAAAAACGATATCCATGAAGTATATGCAATCCTACAAGGGAAACCCAAGCGTGGTAACAAGATGTGGAGTAGGCGTGCTCAAGAATATGAAACCAAAATCAATTCTGGAGAAATATCTGCGATTGCTGAGGTTGTCAGGGATCTTTACAAAAATGTTGATAACGATCGTTCATATAGTGAAAGGACAATATATGAGTCAGCTTTAAATAGGCTAGCTTCCGAAATAGCTGTCCTTGAGAATATTTCAGAAGCTGAAAGCTCTGCTAAACTAATTGACCTTCTAAAAGAAAAATTAGCAGCATAG